In Pseudomonas coleopterorum, the genomic window GGACCTTTGCGCACCGGGTGCGGTCCATGTAAGTGCCTATCACTCAAGGAGAACGTCATGCCAGCCCGCGAATTGCAAGAACAGCTCGATGAACTGCGCGAGCAACTGGACAAGAACCAGACGCTGTCGCTCGAGGAGCGCGAAGACATGCGCGCCTTGATGGAACAGATCAAGGCGCGCATGGAACTGGAAAACGCCACCGCCGACAACTCGGTCGCCGACAACGTGAACCTGGCCGTGGAGCGATTCGAAGTCGATCACCCAGGCGTGGCCGGCGCGTTGCGCAACATTGTCCAGACCCTCGGCAACATCGGCATCTGAGAACGTCACCCCTACAGCCGCCGTTCCCAGCGGCTGTTGAATCGCCGCGTTACTGGCGCACGAGTCGGCCGTTGGTAAAATCCAGTGCTTCGGTGCTGCGGTAGGGGTTGATGTCCAGGCCGCCGCGCCGCACATAGCGGGCGAACACGGTCAGCTTCTGCGGCTGCAACAGCCGCTGCAGATCAGTGAAGATCCGCTCCACGCACTGCTCGTGGAAATCCGAATGCTGGCGAAAGCTGACCAGGTAGGCCAGCACGCTGGCAGGGTCCAGCGCAGCGCCGGTGTAGGTAATACACACACTGCCCCAGTCTGGTTGACTGGTGACCGGGCAGTTGGACCGCAGCAGATGGCTGTGCAGGGACTCCTCGACAATCCTGGCCGGATCGCAACGCAGCAGTTCCGGCTGCGGGTGATCGTAGCTGCTGACCGTGATATCCAGATCATCGATGCACACCCCCGGCAGGCTGACCACGCCCTCGGCCTCCACTTCCTCCAGCCGCCGTACCTTGACGCCCACCGGCTTGCCGGCTGCGCCGGACAGGTCCTGCACCAGCACCTTCTCAAGCGCGTCCACCGAGGCGAATGGCGTCTGGTTCAACGAGTTCAGGTACAGCTTGAACGACTTGGATTCGATGATGTTCGGCGAATCTGCCGGAATGCTGAACTCGCCGATGGCCACCACCGGTTTGCCCGAAGGCAGCAGCCAGGAAAGCTCGAAGCAGTTCCATACATCCACACCCGTATAGGGCAGCGTGTCGGCGCTCAGGCCCAGCTCGGCCCATTTTGCGGCGCGAGGAATGGGAAACAGCAAGGAGGGGGTGTAGGTGGAAACGTACTCGCTGGACTTGCCCAGCGGGGAATGTTCGGCTGCGGGGTGCATGACATAAACCTGACTGAATGAACGGCATCAGTCTAGCGAATTTGCCGCCGCCCTGCATGGCAACGGTGGCGCGGTCACAGGACCGCGCCACCGTTGCCATGGCTCATTCGTAACGCAAGGCGTGCGCAGGCTCGATCTGCGAGGCCCGATAGGCAGGATAGAGGGTCGCGAGAAAGCTCAGCACCAGCCCAGCCCCGCAGATCAGCATGACATCGCCTGCCTGCAGCTCCGATGGCAGGTTGCTGATGAAGTACACGTCCGAGGTGAAGATGTGCTGCCCAGTGACGCGCTCCAGCCAGCCGACGATGGTGCTGACGTTGATCGCAGCGATCACGCCCAGCACGCCCCCGATCACCGTACCGGCGACGCCGATCACCGTGCCCTGGACCATGAAGATGCCCATGATCTGCCGCGGCGTGGCGCCGATGGTGCGCAGGATGGCGATATCCGCGCCCTTGTCGTTCACTACCATGATCAAGGTGGCAATGATGTTGAACGCCGCCACCGCGACGATCATCAGCAACAGCAGCCCGATCATGGTCTTCTCCATCTTCATCGCGCTGAACAGGCTGCCCTGGGTGTGGGTCCAGTCGTCGGCCTTGTAGCCCGTGCCCAGGCCCTTGACGATGGCGGCGCTGACTTCAGGGGCCGTGTACAGGTCTTTCAGCTTGAGCCGCACGCTCTGCACCTGACCCGGCTGCCAGCGCTGCATCTCGGCCGCATCCGCCGCGTTGATCAGGCCCATGGAGCCGTCCAGTTCGGCACCGACCTTGAACACGCCAACCACGTTCAAGCGCTGCATGCGCGGGGTGATGCCACCGGGTGCAGTGCTGACTTCCGGCACGATGAGGGTGATCTTGTCGCCCACGTTCAAGCGGAAGCGCCTGGCCGTGATCTCGCCGATTACAACGCCGAACTCACCGGGCTTGAGGTCGTCCAGACGCCCCTGGACGATGTGATCGGCGACGATCGACACTTCGCCTTCGCGAGCCGGATCGACACCGCTGATCTGGATCGGCTGCATCATGCCCTTGTACGAGAGCATGCCGTCGAGTTCGGTGAACGGCACGGCCGCC contains:
- a CDS encoding DUF4404 family protein gives rise to the protein MPARELQEQLDELREQLDKNQTLSLEEREDMRALMEQIKARMELENATADNSVADNVNLAVERFEVDHPGVAGALRNIVQTLGNIGI
- a CDS encoding lipoprotein-releasing ABC transporter permease subunit, with product MFRPLSIFVGLRYTRAKRRKNFISFISMTSMIGLALGVLAMIVVLSVMNGFQREMSTRILGMVPHAMIQGVKPLDDWRPVAAAAMKNPEVLAAVPFTELDGMLSYKGMMQPIQISGVDPAREGEVSIVADHIVQGRLDDLKPGEFGVVIGEITARRFRLNVGDKITLIVPEVSTAPGGITPRMQRLNVVGVFKVGAELDGSMGLINAADAAEMQRWQPGQVQSVRLKLKDLYTAPEVSAAIVKGLGTGYKADDWTHTQGSLFSAMKMEKTMIGLLLLMIVAVAAFNIIATLIMVVNDKGADIAILRTIGATPRQIMGIFMVQGTVIGVAGTVIGGVLGVIAAINVSTIVGWLERVTGQHIFTSDVYFISNLPSELQAGDVMLICGAGLVLSFLATLYPAYRASQIEPAHALRYE
- the queF gene encoding NADPH-dependent 7-cyano-7-deazaguanine reductase QueF (Catalyzes the NADPH-dependent reduction of 7-cyano-7-deazaguanine (preQ0) to 7-aminomethyl-7-deazaguanine (preQ1) in queuosine biosynthesis), translated to MHPAAEHSPLGKSSEYVSTYTPSLLFPIPRAAKWAELGLSADTLPYTGVDVWNCFELSWLLPSGKPVVAIGEFSIPADSPNIIESKSFKLYLNSLNQTPFASVDALEKVLVQDLSGAAGKPVGVKVRRLEEVEAEGVVSLPGVCIDDLDITVSSYDHPQPELLRCDPARIVEESLHSHLLRSNCPVTSQPDWGSVCITYTGAALDPASVLAYLVSFRQHSDFHEQCVERIFTDLQRLLQPQKLTVFARYVRRGGLDINPYRSTEALDFTNGRLVRQ